A genomic region of Streptosporangium lutulentum contains the following coding sequences:
- a CDS encoding iron-sulfur cluster assembly protein gives MPSPRYDGIWDALASVRDPELDEPITELGFVREAEVRDGRASVRLRLPTYFCAPNFAYLMVADAHDAVRAVAGVVAADVRLEDHFASDEINAGVAEGAGFAGSFPGEAHGGLEELRLTFRRKAYLASLDRLGTRLTAEGGQPVRLGLGDVPESPELAGLLRRRAELGLDCSPRSPLLLDEYGEPIRAEQATLRLRFARAVRVSIEGNAGFCRGLLHTRYPESAADER, from the coding sequence ATGCCCTCTCCCCGGTACGACGGGATCTGGGACGCCCTGGCGAGCGTGCGGGACCCGGAGCTGGACGAGCCGATCACCGAGCTCGGGTTCGTCAGGGAGGCCGAGGTCCGCGACGGGCGTGCGTCGGTACGGCTTCGGCTGCCGACGTACTTCTGCGCGCCGAACTTCGCCTACCTGATGGTCGCCGACGCCCACGACGCGGTGCGGGCGGTCGCGGGCGTGGTCGCGGCGGACGTCCGGCTGGAGGACCACTTCGCGTCCGACGAGATCAACGCGGGGGTCGCGGAAGGCGCGGGGTTCGCCGGGTCCTTCCCCGGTGAGGCCCACGGAGGACTCGAGGAGCTGCGTCTGACGTTCCGGCGCAAGGCCTATCTGGCGAGCCTCGACCGGCTGGGCACCCGGTTGACGGCCGAGGGCGGGCAGCCCGTGCGGCTGGGCCTGGGCGACGTCCCGGAGTCCCCGGAACTGGCCGGGCTGCTGCGCCGCCGCGCCGAACTCGGGCTGGACTGCTCACCGCGGTCGCCGCTGCTTCTCGACGAGTACGGCGAGCCGATCCGCGCCGAACAGGCCACGCTACGGCTGCGCTTCGCCCGCGCCGTGCGGGTCAGCATCGAGGGCAACGCCGGCTTCTGCCGCGGGCTGCTGCACACGCGCTATCCCGAGTCGGCGGCCGACGAGAGGTAG
- a CDS encoding IS1380 family transposase gives MKTIASRPKIVMSADGSGLISQSGALLLLETLRVTGLDQALSEQLQRWRPARAIHDPGKIIADLAVSLALGGDCLADIAILRSQPELFGPIASDPTVSRLIDRLATDTAKALKAIRRARAIAREHAWTLAASAAPGADGQLIPIDLDATIVIAHSEKENATPTWKKTFGFHPMTAFADHGTDGAGEPLALVLRAGNAGSNTATDHINATVLALAQLPRARRRQILIRTDSGGGTHEFLTWLTRPGRWLKYSIGFTITDDIGAAIGRLPASAWTPAYDAEGQVRAGAWVAEITGLANLTSWPKGMRVIVRRERPHPGARLRFTDPGGHRFTCFVTNTKQGQLADLELRHRRRARAEDRIRCAKDTGLRNLPLHDFTQNQMWCEIVALAGDLMAWMQMLALQGPARRWEPKRLRLRLFAVAGRLVHGGRRLRLRIAARWPWAPQIIAAVTRLQALPAPP, from the coding sequence GTGAAGACTATCGCTTCGCGACCCAAGATCGTCATGTCCGCCGACGGCTCCGGGCTCATCTCCCAATCAGGCGCGCTGCTGTTGCTGGAAACGCTGCGCGTCACCGGCCTGGACCAGGCCCTGTCGGAGCAATTGCAACGATGGCGACCGGCCCGCGCGATCCACGATCCCGGAAAGATCATCGCTGATCTCGCCGTCAGCCTCGCCCTGGGAGGCGACTGCCTGGCCGACATCGCGATACTGCGCTCTCAGCCGGAACTGTTCGGCCCCATCGCCTCTGACCCGACCGTCTCCCGGCTGATCGACCGGCTCGCCACCGACACCGCCAAAGCCCTGAAAGCGATTCGACGCGCACGCGCCATCGCCCGTGAACACGCCTGGACCCTCGCCGCGTCAGCCGCGCCCGGAGCCGACGGCCAGCTAATCCCCATCGATCTGGACGCCACCATCGTCATCGCCCACTCTGAGAAGGAAAACGCCACCCCGACCTGGAAGAAAACCTTCGGCTTCCACCCCATGACCGCCTTCGCCGACCACGGCACCGACGGAGCCGGTGAGCCACTGGCCCTGGTGCTGCGAGCGGGCAACGCCGGCTCCAACACCGCCACCGACCACATCAACGCCACCGTCTTGGCCCTGGCCCAACTGCCCCGGGCCCGACGCCGTCAGATTCTGATCCGCACCGACTCAGGCGGCGGCACTCATGAGTTCCTCACCTGGCTGACCCGTCCAGGCCGGTGGTTGAAATACTCCATCGGCTTCACCATCACCGACGACATCGGCGCCGCGATCGGTCGCTTGCCCGCCAGCGCGTGGACACCCGCCTACGACGCCGAGGGGCAGGTCAGAGCAGGCGCCTGGGTCGCCGAGATCACCGGCCTGGCGAACCTGACCTCCTGGCCCAAGGGCATGCGCGTCATCGTCCGCAGGGAGCGCCCGCACCCCGGTGCGCGGCTGCGCTTCACCGACCCCGGCGGGCACCGCTTCACCTGTTTCGTCACCAACACCAAGCAAGGCCAGCTCGCCGATCTGGAGCTGCGCCATCGTCGCCGCGCCCGCGCCGAGGACCGCATCCGCTGCGCCAAGGACACCGGCCTGCGCAACCTGCCGCTGCACGATTTCACCCAGAACCAGATGTGGTGCGAGATCGTCGCGTTGGCCGGCGACCTCATGGCCTGGATGCAGATGCTCGCCCTGCAGGGCCCGGCCCGCCGCTGGGAGCCCAAACGCTTGCGGCTGCGCCTGTTCGCCGTCGCCGGACGCCTGGTCCACGGCGGCCGGCGGCTCCGGCTCCGCATCGCCGCCCGATGGCCCTGGGCACCGCAGATCATCGCCGCCGTCACCCGCCTGCAAGCCCTGCCGGCACCGCCCTGA